Proteins from a genomic interval of Rosa chinensis cultivar Old Blush chromosome 2, RchiOBHm-V2, whole genome shotgun sequence:
- the LOC112189789 gene encoding trimethyltridecatetraene synthase, whose protein sequence is MEGTAWVSYAAAWLGVLALLLLGLRLRSRKLNLPPGPKPWPIIGNLNLMGNLPHRSLHELSQKHGPIMQLRFGSFPVVVGSSAEMAEAFLKTHDVAVADRPKLAAGKYTTYNYSNITWSPYGPYWRQARKMCIMELFSAKRLESYEYIRKEEMNALLRGLYKSSNTNILLKDHLSDLSLNVISRMVLGKKYTDESENAIVTPDEFKKMLDELFLLTGVLNIGDSIPWLNFLDLQGYIKRMKALSKKFDRFLEHVLDEHISNSKAPDFVAKDMVDVLLQLAADPNLEVKLERHGVKAFSQDLLAGGTESSAMTVEWGMSEVLRKPEIFKKATEELDRVIGRERWIEEKDIVNLPYIDAIAKETMRLHPVAPLLVPRLAREDCQVAGYDITKGTRVIVSIWAIGRDPKYWDNPLEFFPERFLGKGIDVKGQDFVLLPFGSGRRMCPGYSLGHKLIQSSIANLLHGFNWRFPDNMNKEDLSMEEIFGLSTPRKFPLIAVTEPRLPAHLYSM, encoded by the exons ATGGAAGGCACTGCTTGGGTTTCATATGCCGCGGCGTGGCTGGGAGTTCtagccctcctcctcctcggccTCCGCCTCCGCAGCCGCAAGCTCAATTTACCACCTGGACCAAAGCCCTGGCCAATCATTGGGAACCTCAACCTCATGGGCAATCTTCCCCATCGTTCACTCCACGAACTTTCCCAAAAGCACGGCCCCATCATGCAGCTCCGGTTCGGGTCCTTCCCCGTCGTCGTGGGCTCCTCAGCCGAAATGGCCGAAGCCTTCCTTAAAACCCATGATGTCGCAGTTGCTGACCGGCCCAAACTCGCTGCGGGCAAATATACCACTTACAACTACTCCAACATCACTTGGTCTCCTTACGGACCGTATTGGCGGCAAGCACGTAAAATGTGCATAATGGAGCTTTTCAGTGCTAAGCGCCTGGAGTCCTATGAATAcattagaaaagaagaaatgaatgcATTGCTTAGAGGCCTATACAAGTCCTCCAACACCAACATCCTGTTGAAAGACCATCTTTCGGACTTGAGTCTAAATGTTATAAGCCGAATGGTGCTTGGAAAGAAGTACACAGACGAGTCCGAAAACGCGATTGTGACTCCTGATGAGTTCAAGAAAATGCTTGATGAGCTGTTCTTGCTGACCGGCGTGTTGAACATTGGTGACTCAATACCTTGGCTTAATTTCTTGGATTTGCAAGGGTACATAAAGAGAATGAAGGCTTTGAGCAAGAAGTTCGATAGGTTTCTGGAGCATGTGTTGGATGAACATATTTCAAATAGCAAGGCTCCTGACTTTGTTGCAAAAGATATGGTCGATGTGCTGTTGCAACTTGCTGCTGATCCTAACCTTGAAGTCAAGCTTGAAAGGCATGGGGTCAAGGCATTTAGCCAG GACCTACTTGCTGGTGGAACAGAGAGCTCAGCCATGACCGTAGAATGGGGAATGTCGGAGGTCCTAAGGAAGCCAGAGATTTTTAAGAAGGCGACAGAGGAGCTAGACAGGGTGATTGGAAGAGAGAGATGGATTGAAGAGAAGGACATTGTCAACTTACCGTACATTGATGCCATTGCTAAAGAAACAATGAGGTTGCACCCTGTGGCACCCTTGTTGGTACCGAGACTAGCCCGTGAAGATTGCCAAGTTGCTGGGTATGACATTACTAAGGGCACCAGAGTCATAGTAAGCATATGGGCCATAGGAAGAGACCCTAAATATTGGGACAATCCCCTTGAGTTTTTCCCTGAGAGGTTTCTTGGAAAAGGTATCGATGTCAAAGGCCAAGACTTCGTGCTATTGCCTTTTGGGTCAGGCAGGAGGATGTGCCCTGGCTACAGTCTTGGCCACAAGCTGATTCAGTCAAGTATTGCAAATCTCTTGCATGGATTTAACTGGAGATTTCCTGACAATATGAATAAAGAGGATTTGAGTATGGAGGAAATTTTCGGGCTTTCAACACCAAGGAAGTTTCCCCTCATTGCAGTCACCGAGCCTCGTCTTCCAGCTCATCTTTACTCAATGTGA